From one Coffea eugenioides isolate CCC68of chromosome 11, Ceug_1.0, whole genome shotgun sequence genomic stretch:
- the LOC113751630 gene encoding basic transcription factor 3-like, protein MNVEKLMKMAGAVRTGGKGSMRRKKKAIHKTTTTDDKRLQSTLKRIGVNAIPAIEEVNIFKEDVVIQFINPKVQASIAANTWVVSGSPQTKKLQDLLPQIIHQLGPDNMENLKKLAEQFQKQAPGAAGAGATTAQEEDDDEVPELVAGETFEAAAEEGHTS, encoded by the exons ATGAATGTGGAGAAGCTAATGAAGATGGCTGGTGCAGTGCGCACTGGTGGGAAGGGTAGCATGAGAAG AAAGAAGAAGGCAATTCACAAGACCACAACTACAGATGATAAAAGACTTCAAAGTACCTTGAAGAGGATAGGAGTGAATGCCATACCGGCAATTGAAGAGGTTAATATTTTCAAGGAAGATGTAGTGATCCAATTCATCAACCCCAAAG TTCAAGCCTCCATTGCTGCAAACACATGGGTTGTTAGTGGTTCTCCTCAGACTAAGA aattgcAAGACTTGCTTCCCCAAATTATTCACCAATTAG GTCCTGATAACATGGAGAATTTGAAGAAACTGGCTGAGCAGTTCCAAAAGCAGGCACCTGGTGCTGCTGGTGCTGGTGCTACAACAGCACAAGAAGAGGATGATGATGAGGTGCCAGAACTTGTTGCTGGTGAGACCTTTGAAGCCGCTGCAGAGGAGGGTCATACTTCTTAG